From a region of the Salarias fasciatus chromosome 6, fSalaFa1.1, whole genome shotgun sequence genome:
- the LOC115389524 gene encoding C-type lectin lectoxin-Lio2-like, with translation MNNEKKAWEEALEHCREEHSDLISIVSETDRLLAQTEMQRHDLTEPVWIGLRFLADQWLWVDGKTMVYKAWPQGGDEDHQCPMWRHCGALTVVGLWGNYNCEEKRYFLCK, from the coding sequence ATGAACAATGAGAAGAAGGCTtgggaggaggctctggagcactgcagagaggagcacagtGATCTGATCAGCATTGTCTCTGAAACCGACCGTCTTCTCGCACAAACTGAGATGCAGCGCCACGACTTGACTGAACCTGTGTGGATCGGCCTGCGTTTCCTCGCTGACCAGTGGCTGTGGGTGGACGGAAAGACAATGGTGTACAAAGCCTGGCCCcaaggaggagacgaggaccACCAGTGTCCAATGTGGAGACACTGTGGAGCTCTAACAGTGGTGGGACTGTGGGGAAACTATAACTGTGAGGAGAAACGCTACTTTCTCTGCAAATGA